The Streptomyces nitrosporeus genome includes a window with the following:
- a CDS encoding STAS domain-containing protein: MHIRGDHAELVVGGRLDVRSAADARTVLHSAVDDGAGDLVLDLTGLDSWDATGLGVIMGAHRRAGRAGRRLVLRGVPPQMQRLLVATRLHRILAIEGGIAADFLPRV, translated from the coding sequence ATGCACATCAGGGGCGACCACGCCGAGCTGGTCGTCGGGGGCCGCCTCGACGTCCGAAGCGCGGCGGACGCCCGTACGGTCCTGCACTCGGCCGTCGACGACGGAGCCGGCGACCTCGTGCTCGATCTGACCGGGCTCGACTCCTGGGACGCCACCGGACTCGGCGTCATCATGGGCGCGCACCGCAGAGCGGGCCGGGCGGGACGGCGGCTGGTGCTGCGCGGCGTGCCGCCGCAGATGCAGCGCCTGCTGGTGGCCACCCGGCTCCACCGCATCCTCGCCATCGAGGGCGGGATCGCCGCGGACTTCCTGCCGCGCGTCTGA